One window of Nitrospirota bacterium genomic DNA carries:
- the recO gene encoding DNA repair protein RecO, producing the protein MLIKTEGIVLKTRRYGEADLIVTFLTPSKGIINSFAKSSRKTGSRFGSSLEPLTYSKISLWGKEQSMPKVTQSDIIDSFHALRENYNDFINASRLAEMLISLTPSETPGNKAFPFFLDALKFLKSSGENPKNALYLVTQIRLLAMMGYAPRLKNCGRCGKEGRLFFTSAGSVLCNTCAPKPAKEPPLKISGKTATFYIHCIEWPVKTISRLKPREDVLSELSGLIEKHVSHLLSKRLMTSEYLENSIAYFPGSKSCVTPAAASHGKRR; encoded by the coding sequence ATGCTTATAAAGACCGAGGGCATCGTACTTAAAACCCGCAGATACGGCGAAGCAGACCTGATCGTAACTTTCCTCACCCCTTCAAAAGGAATTATCAACTCCTTTGCTAAAAGTTCCAGAAAAACCGGCAGCAGGTTCGGAAGCAGCCTTGAACCTCTTACATACTCAAAAATATCGCTCTGGGGAAAAGAGCAGTCAATGCCGAAGGTCACACAATCCGACATAATTGATTCCTTCCACGCCCTCCGGGAAAATTACAATGACTTTATAAACGCTTCACGGCTCGCGGAGATGCTGATATCTTTGACCCCTTCGGAAACTCCTGGCAATAAGGCATTCCCTTTCTTTCTTGACGCTCTCAAATTCCTTAAATCTTCCGGTGAGAACCCGAAAAACGCGTTGTACCTTGTAACGCAGATACGCCTGTTAGCGATGATGGGATACGCTCCGCGCCTTAAGAACTGCGGAAGATGCGGAAAGGAGGGGCGGCTCTTCTTCACCTCGGCAGGCTCCGTTTTATGCAATACATGCGCGCCGAAACCGGCGAAAGAGCCACCGCTTAAGATAAGCGGCAAGACAGCCACCTTCTATATTCACTGCATTGAATGGCCTGTAAAGACCATAAGCCGCCTCAAACCTCGGGAAGATGTCCTTTCAGAACTCTCCGGGCTTATTGAAAAGCATGTAAGCCATCTCCTGAGCAAAAGACTGATGACGTCTGAATATCTTGAAAATTCCATTGCATATTTTCCGGGGAGCAAGAGTTGTGTCACACCTGCCGCCGCTTCGCACGGAAAAAGGAGATAA
- a CDS encoding CooT family nickel-binding protein translates to MCETNVYVDSDGKEELYLENVDIIRPENGKIILKNLFGEERSFEGKIREISLMKHKIILKK, encoded by the coding sequence ATGTGTGAAACCAATGTGTATGTGGATTCCGACGGGAAAGAGGAACTGTATCTTGAAAACGTGGACATAATCAGGCCGGAAAACGGGAAGATCATCCTCAAAAACCTTTTTGGCGAGGAACGCTCGTTTGAGGGGAAGATACGGGAAATCTCCCTTATGAAGCACAAGATAATACTCAAAAAGTGA